The Lentisphaerota bacterium genome includes the window GCATATACCCTGTCAGGCCTGTCCAACAGAATGCGATCCTCAACCCGCTCATGGAATCGCCATCTCCCCGCACCACGCGAGCAAGCGCTCCGCCTGCCGTTCCCAAGTGCGCGTCCGTAACACCCAGTCACGCTGTGACTGGAGTCGCTCGCCCCCGTACTCCGTCGTTAAGGCCCGGTCGATCAGCGCCGCGTACCCTTCTGCGGTCGGCTGCTGCGGAACCAGGAGCCATTCGCGGTACTCCGGCGACAGACCGTCAGTCCAAGTGCTGACCACGGGTTTCCCATAGGCGAGGTAATGGAGCAACTTTGACGGAAAAGTCATCCGATTGTCGCTGACCGTCGGCGGCCGTGGGTTGACAAAGACAGAGGCGCGCAAATGGAGTGCATGCAAGGCGTCTTCCGCCAAGAAACCCCGGTACTCAGCCCGTGGTTCCTGTCGCAAATAGACGGCCAGGCGCTCCTTCGGGTCTTTTCCCGTAAGGATGAAACGGCATCCCGGCGTCCGTACACGGGCGAACATCTCGAACAGCAGGTCGAGCCCACCGTACTGGTCATCATACTTTCCGCTATAGACCACCCACCGGTCACCGGCCTCGCTGCCTCCCTCATCCCGCCACCGATCGACACCTCCATCCAGATGTAGCCGGGGCACGGACAGCGGACAGTTCACGTATCCCCAATGCGAAAGGAAAACCAATCCCGCCGCGCCCCGGGACTGACACGTGAACGTCGTCCATCCATCTGCCGCAGGATCGTCCTGATCCAATATGATCGGCACCCAGCGGATTCCCGCCTCCGCCAGCAAGGGCACAGCCGCACGGTGATAGGACGCCAAGTTGTACCCGAACACAATATCAGGCCGGAACGCCCGAATCTCCTCTCGGACAAGCCGCCGATAGAGGGTGCGGAGCGACCTGTCCCTCGCCAAAGGCACATTCAGGTAGCGGCCCGCGCGGACAGGGTACGACGCATCGAAGTCTGCCTTCCGCCCGGGCAACAGCTCACCACCAGGCCAGTATTGCTCGCGGCAATGTGTGCACACCCGAATCGTGCAGCCAGCCGCATCCAACCCGCGCAACAGGCCGCGCGACCATTGCGTGGCCGCCTGGTTCACGGCCCGGCGCCCGAAGAGTGCCTCATCACTATGCCAAGGCCCCAGCCAAAGTAGGCGCAGTCCCCGCACCCCGGGTCTAAAGGCCATCGTGAATACGCTCCCGCTTTGCCCGGCTGACCCGCAGCCGGTCACCCAGCAGCCCCTGGCACTCTTTCACATAGACACA containing:
- a CDS encoding glycosyltransferase family 4 protein, whose amino-acid sequence is MAFRPGVRGLRLLWLGPWHSDEALFGRRAVNQAATQWSRGLLRGLDAAGCTIRVCTHCREQYWPGGELLPGRKADFDASYPVRAGRYLNVPLARDRSLRTLYRRLVREEIRAFRPDIVFGYNLASYHRAAVPLLAEAGIRWVPIILDQDDPAADGWTTFTCQSRGAAGLVFLSHWGYVNCPLSVPRLHLDGGVDRWRDEGGSEAGDRWVVYSGKYDDQYGGLDLLFEMFARVRTPGCRFILTGKDPKERLAVYLRQEPRAEYRGFLAEDALHALHLRASVFVNPRPPTVSDNRMTFPSKLLHYLAYGKPVVSTWTDGLSPEYREWLLVPQQPTAEGYAALIDRALTTEYGGERLQSQRDWVLRTRTWERQAERLLAWCGEMAIP